From the genome of bacterium:
GAACGGATACGTATTGCGGATGATAGGGCGCAGGCTCCTGATCTCTTCCGACTATATGTGCGGTCTGCCTGCCCACAGCCACCGGTATGGTCTCACAGCCGGCCTCATAGAGCATCCTGCAGGCGATCTGAGCGCGCAGGTCTGTCCTCCCATGGTCCAGGGTGACGCCCACCAGCTCAAGCTCTGGACTGGATAAGGCCAGGGCCAGAGCAAAAGCATCATCGATATCATTGCCCAGATCAAAGTCTAAAAGTACCTTTTGCCGTTGTCCAGCCGGCGTTGCGCCGTGCGCCAGTGCGGTCATCAGCAGCATCATCATGCCTAGGAGTTTCATCTCCCATCACCTCTTTGTGGTTGGTTCAATAGAATCTCTGCGTGCGTACAATAGCGGCCATCTCGGCACCAAAAGGGGGCGTCGTGTCCCCCCATGATCAGGCCGTCGCACTGCTCCACCAGCTGTTTGCTGGCAGAGTGCTGTTCGTTGTTGTAGCGGGGTGCCGATTCCCGCAATCTGCTTTTCCAGAACAATCGGCTGGGCAGCGCATCCCCACAGATCAGCAGAGAGGGGTGTGTGTCCAGCCGCAATCCGTAATGGCCGGGGCTATGGCCGGGCAACGGCTGTAACTTGGCGGGATAGGGCAGGATAGGCTGATCCTCGATCCAAAGGATTCGCTCCGGACGGCCTAAAAGGTCATCGCGCCAGTACTGCCTGGCCAGCCATTGGGCATGCCGGGCGTGCTTTGGCAGCCGATCCTCCCGCACCTCCGGGTAATAGCGTCGGAACACCTCCACCGGATCAGCCGCGTTCATGATCTCATAGCAATAGCTCCT
Proteins encoded in this window:
- a CDS encoding MBL fold metallo-hydrolase, which gives rise to MIRFYPLRMSMPAFLQTGVRPIPLMAALLRFPDQLVIVDTGLYGEPDLPHELARLGVSPEEVDLVVNTHVHPDHAGNNRLFTRAQVVVSRVDYQFARSYCYEIMNAADPVEVFRRYYPEVREDRLPKHARHAQWLARQYWRDDLLGRPERILWIEDQPILPYPAKLQPLPGHSPGHYGLRLDTHPSLLICGDALPSRLFWKSRLRESAPRYNNEQHSASKQLVEQCDGLIMGGHDAPFWCRDGRYCTHAEILLNQPQRGDGR